The Acanthopagrus latus isolate v.2019 chromosome 6, fAcaLat1.1, whole genome shotgun sequence genome includes a region encoding these proteins:
- the lsm3 gene encoding snRNA-associated Sm-like protein LSm3 — protein MVVFADLATPPVPVAPHCADSEPMADEVEQQPTTNTVEEPLDLIRLSLDERIYVKMRNDRELRGRLHAYDQHLNMILGDVEETVTTVEIDEETYEELYKSTKRNIPMLFVRGDGVVLVAPPLRVG, from the exons ATGGTGGTTTTTGCGGACCTGGCAACCCCCCCCGTGCCGGTCGCACCGCACTGCGCAGACTCAGAACCAATGGCGGACGAAGTTGAACAG CAACCGACCACCAACACGGTTGAGGAGCCGCTCGATCTGATCAGACTCAGTCTAGATGAGAGGATCTACGTCAAGATGAGGAACGACCGGGAGCTTCGGGGTCGACTGCAT GCGTACGATCAGCACCTCAACATGATCCTGGGTGACGTGGAGGAGACGGTGACGACGGTGGAGATCGACGAGGAGACGTACGAAGAACTCTACAAG TCGACCAAGCGGAACATCCCCATGTTGTTTGTCAGAGGAGACGGCGTCGTCCTCGTAGCTCCGCCTCTCAGGGTGGGCTAA